The genomic interval TACATTTACAATTTTAATTACCTCATGAAAAGTTGATCCAATAGTGGATTCACTGTCATGACCTCTGTATTAGACAAGTTGCTCACAGTATTCTGATGTGAATTTTTAAAAATGGACACCCGGAACTGGATCTATTTGATGAAAAAGAGGGGAAGTGTGAACTTCTATCTTAATAAGATGTGGGGGGGGATCAGGATGTAATTTAATATGACTCTGGAGAATGCGCTCCAACCCGTGATCATTTCCCCTTAATCTTTAACCAAAGTCTTTGTTGCTTGGTAATAAAACGATTCCTCTGGTTCCACTTGCCTGCTCCGTGTGTGCTTACCAGGAGGGATTCATAGGTGAGGCCAGGCAGGTAACCTTGCATAGTGTACATTAGCGTCAGGTATGCAGTATGAACATTTAAAATTTTATCAGGACTGGCGAACAGGAGTTGAGAGACAGTCACAGGAACACAGACCTCTCTCATATCTTGTTGCTGACCTCTTTAGAATATCAaggaagccacagtgtgatgttGGCATTTTGAGTTGAGGAACAATAGACATATTGTTATTGCTCTCAAATGGCTGGTAGACTCTCCGGACAAAAAGGATGCCAAAGAGGTTctgcggctgtccccatagaagaacccattttggttccaagtagaattctacctggaaccaaaagggttctacctggaaccaaaaggtgttcttcaaagggttctcctatggggacagccgaagaaccccgTTTGGTTGTATTCTCAACTTCTGATGGCAAGTGAGAATCGATGAATAATAGGCTACAAGAGGTCGTGGGATACTTCAAGCGTACAATAGGTCTGCTGTAATCTTCAAACTAGTTGTCAGATTTCTTAAAATGCACCGTCATTAGGAACATCAATACCATCCTTTACAATTGAGCATAACAAACGTTTCTTATCAAAGTAGGCTACTCTACACTGGTGTGGTGATGCTTGGAGTCCTTTGTTGGCTCCTGACTGGTTGTGTATGATGTGAATCCATGTTCCTTCCTTTTTTTTTAGTGATTGTACAGTATTTGTGAAGGAAATCTGTGGTCCAGTGTGTGCATACCCTTCTGATGCCCAGTCTGAGGAccagtgtgtatgtgcatgtgtgtgtacagtatgtgtgcatgTGCCCCTCTCTCTGACCAGATGTGAAAGACGTTCTTTGTGTAGGGTTTGGACACTCCGAGGGGTCGCCTATACAAAATTCTCGCCTGCTGAAGTAATGGCACCGTTGGAAAAGCCGACTATTGTAGTTCAATAACAATGAATCGCCTCTCTTCAATGGCATGGCGAGAAAAATGTAGCCCGTTTGTTTTTTGTCCCTCGTTCTTTTCTCACTCGGGCTGTCACACTCTCAAGTGCATGCCCCATacattcctcccctctctctctctctctgccctctcacttAGTCTGAACCTGGCCTCCTCGCTGTTCAgcatctctcttgctctctgactctctcgctCTGAAatatggttaaaaaaaaaaaacctctcTGTTCCAACTCACTGGTAATTGTTTCAGGAGCCGATGCGTAAGAGCCTAGATTTAGCCTCTGACGTGACATCTCGCAAACTGCTATTGTGCGACATTCAAACATATAATACCGTATGCATCACTGGGTGTAAGAGTCACGATGTTCACATTTCTGATCAAAATGTCTCCAAGGTGACACAAAAGACATCATGACTAAAACCTTCTGAACTAGAGAACGGCCTTGATTATTCCCTCACCCTGCAGAAAAAGGCCAAGGAATGTTCTAGAATGGCTACAGTAGCTTTGTGTTCTTATGCTGATTGTTTGAGAAAGGTTGGAGAAGGGCGGCAATGGCCTTTACAACCACTGAACACAGGAGGGGAAATTCTGACGATGTCAATGGAGACAAACGTTACCAAAGTTATTCTATAATCTAGGCAGAGGTGATAGGAAGTACAGTCAGTtactgaagtgttgttttatCCGGTATTGCTTTTACAAGGGGTTGAATGTGACTGAGTGAACAGTCACAGTGggtgaggtagacagagagagggctcaCAGCCACGTTCGGTCTCAAGCAGTGCCATTTCTCCCGTTAATGAATGATTCAACCCGTCTCTGTTGCCTCAGCTCGTAGGGGTTTCATACATGTCGATAGTCCTAGAGTCGCTATCGACATTACGCTGAAACTACTTGTCAACAGCCTCGTAATTCTCATGAGAATATGAGGGCTAATTGAATTGAAAGCAATCATGTTGAAAATGAATTACTATTGAcatgcagtatatatatatacactgtagtTATTGTGACGGCATATTCTCTACTCTGTCAGTGTTTATTTTTCAaacttatacagtatatataagtGTTGCTCCAAATAAACCCTTACTCTTATCAGTAGCATTGTATTGAATAGTATCATATTTGATTACTTCAatgcctctccatccctctctccctgtccctcagcGCTGTAAGGACTGCCTCAACAAGCTGGCCATAGCGGTGATGAACCACTGGCCTGGGACAAAGCTGAGGGTGACAGAGGCCTGGGATGAGGATGGCCATCACCCCCCTGACTCTCTTCACTATGAGGGGAGGGCCGTGGACATCACAACGTCGGACCGCGTCCTAGACAAGTACGGCATGCTAGCCCAGCTGGCTGTGGAGGCTGGTTTCGACTTTGTGTACTATGAGTCCAAGCACCATGTGCACTGCTCTGTCAAAGCTGGTAAGTCAAGTAGGGCTAATAATTGGCATATTTAACACGACAGACatcaccacccacacacacaatcatataTTATAGATTAATATAATAACATTATTCATCTGAATCTTATTATATTACATCAAGGAAATAGAGTGTTTCAGTCATCTGAAGCCTTTCTCCATTGACTTGGATTCCTCTCTTCAGATCACTCTGTGGCAGTGGAGAAAGGGGGCTGTTTCCCCGCCTGGGCCCGGGTGAGTGTAGCCGGAGGCGGACAGAAGACCCTGGCGTCCCTGGAGCCTGGAGACAGAGTGTTGGCCCTGTCTGAGTCAGGACACGTCGTCCTCAGCAGTGTCCTTCTATTGCTACACCAGGACCATGAGAGCAGGTCCACTTTCCTCGTCCTGGCCACACAAGATGGCCACCGCCTTGCCCTCACTCCCCACCACCTGGTCTTCCTGGCCCCCCATTACAAACTCCACCACAGTGAGTACCAGGCTCGGTTCGCCAGTAGAGCCAAACGGGGAGACTATGTACTCGTCCATGGAGCAGACGGTCGACTACAACCATCTCGGGTCGTTTCGGTATCACAGGAGGAAGGGGTGGGAGTTTACGCACCCCTGACTGAACACGGCACTCTGTTTGTGGATGGGGTGCTGGCATCCAGCTATGCACTTCTAGAGGACCATAGACTGGCACACTGGGCGTTTGGGCCTCTGAGACTGCTGCTCTCGGTCATCCAGCTAGTTCGGGGGGAGGGCACACAGGGGGCGCGGGtcacagaagcagagagagggcaCACAGAGACGCCGCCCAGTCACTGCAACACTCACCAGAATAGCCTGAGAGTTTGGGGGAATCAGAACCTCAGCAGCCCAGGCGTGTATGTGAATACAAACACTTTCGACAGACAGAGTCATTGGACCTCTGTACCCAGAAACAGAGACATTGAGGGAGGGAACTGTGACTCCGTGCCAGATAAAGTTCTGAGTGTGCACTGGTATGCTAGGCTGCTACACCGGCTTGGACAGATCTGTCTAGACCCGGAGACATTTCATCCCTAATATAAAAACACACTGTAGTTACATTTACACCGTGTCCTACCGAGATACATTTCCACTATAACGCTCATATTCTTTTGCCTCGTCTCTTACTGCTGCAACCTCATTTTAAACCTTATGCACTGAAAGGGCGTATTTGCATCTTACTCACTGGTATTTGCATcgtaatgtatttatatattcaCATTGTACCTCCGCTTTTACATTCATTAAATGTGTTAACGGTTGTCTGGTTATGGTGAATGAAGAATCGTCCCGTCTTCAAAAGGTAATGCTTAAAATGTGTCATAAAATGCTTTTACACAAGTTAATTCCTGAGAGAAATGAACTCGCCATAATAACTACTGCATCAGCATAAAACGTTTGTGTGCTGTCAAGAACCCATTGTATATGTATCTAATTGAGATAACATCTATAAGTCAACAGACAATGTGGTTTTCCTATATACTTTATTATTCTAAAACAATGAGGAAATATGAGTATGTACCAGAAAcaataaaatatttattttttgtaCTTTCTGAATCATAATATATAAATGTAGCAatttataaaacacaacatgtaaatgtgttggtcccatgtttcatgagctaaaataaaagatccaaGAAATGTCTCTCAAATTTCATGCACAAACTTGTTTAGATCTTTGTtaagtgagtatttctcctttgccaagataatccatccacctgactgcagtagcatatcaagaagctgattaaacagcatggtcattacacatgtgcaccttgtgctgggggacaataaaaggccactctaaaaagtgcagttttgtcacacaacaatgccacagatgtgtcaTGTTTTGAGGAAGTGTGCAATTTGCATGCCGACTCCAGGAATGGTGTTAACGTTTTTAACAGAGTGCCCCagggtggcggtggggttatggtatgggcagggatgagctacagacaacgaatacaattgcattttatcgatggcaatttgaatgcacatcgatactgtgacgagatcctgaggcccattgtcgtgccattcctccgccgccatcacctcatgtttcagaatgataatgcacggccccttGTCGCGAGGATCTGGacacaattcctgaaagctgaaaatatcccagttcttccatggcctgcatactcaccagacatgtcacccattgagcaagttagggatgctctggatcgacgggTACAACAGTGTGTTCCAATTCCTGCAACTTCGCACATctgaagaagagtgggacaaaattccacaggccacaatcaacagcctgataaaCTCAATGCGAAGGGGATATGTCCTGCTACatcaggcaaatggtggtcaaacCAGATACTTACTAGTTCAGATCCAcgtccctttaaaaaaaaaaaaaggtatctgtgaccgaCAGTATTCctagttatgtgaaatccatagattaggtcctaattAATTAATTCAATTGAATGTCTTCCTTATATGaactctgtaaaatctttgaaaatcgctgcatttatatttttgttcattgtatTTGAATTATTATAACTATAGCCTCACTTGTTATTTGTTATAGTGCCTTTTGATTTAACAAAACAATCATTGTATTATTTTGTGATGTAAACCCTGCAAAACAATAATCCTGCTTGTGAATGTAGATTCTCTCTGTTAAATCTTTCCGCCTCTGCTAGGATTTGGGTTACAAATTACATGTACAGGAGACTACATGAAAAACTAGAGAAATCTGACCAAGGCCTATAGTCATTTTTGGAGATTCCGAACTACAGTGGGAACTATGTCTTGGTGCCTGTGTAATTTAGCAGAGCGGGTTAAATCTCAGATATCCAGCAGGACTGTTGGCGTAGTCGACAGTAGTTAATAAGAAACCCAGACAGACTTAATATTCTCCCAtgctgacctctctctctcgctctctgtttatCTTAATCATATTCTCCATCCTGGCTCCTGGGAAATGGAATCTCTATGTTCCAATTCTCCAAATATTTTACAAGTGTATGTGCAGCTTGTTAATAGCGCATGTAGTACCGGTAAGTTGTGGGTTAATTATTAAGTCCACGTTTTTATTCTCCTTTGTACCATGAACAAACCAGTCCCTTGTCCTATTTGTCTCATTTATTTATCTTGAAATGTTCTCTTCTCAGCTCCTTTAtcctcacaacacacacacacacacacacacacacacacacacacac from Oncorhynchus keta strain PuntledgeMale-10-30-2019 chromosome 27, Oket_V2, whole genome shotgun sequence carries:
- the dhh gene encoding desert hedgehog protein, giving the protein MKVSSWWVSLAWLGLLAIFTWSSMVQGCGPGPGYGFRHRSRKLTPMPYKTYFPKLSENNLGASGRSEGKITRNSERFNELVCNYNPDIIFKDEEKTLADRFMTKRCKDCLNKLAIAVMNHWPGTKLRVTEAWDEDGHHPPDSLHYEGRAVDITTSDRVLDKYGMLAQLAVEAGFDFVYYESKHHVHCSVKADHSVAVEKGGCFPAWARVSVAGGGQKTLASLEPGDRVLALSESGHVVLSSVLLLLHQDHESRSTFLVLATQDGHRLALTPHHLVFLAPHYKLHHSEYQARFASRAKRGDYVLVHGADGRLQPSRVVSVSQEEGVGVYAPLTEHGTLFVDGVLASSYALLEDHRLAHWAFGPLRLLLSVIQLVRGEGTQGARVTEAERGHTETPPSHCNTHQNSLRVWGNQNLSSPGVYVNTNTFDRQSHWTSVPRNRDIEGGNCDSVPDKVLSVHWYARLLHRLGQICLDPETFHP